In Chrysiogenes arsenatis DSM 11915, the following proteins share a genomic window:
- a CDS encoding TRAP transporter substrate-binding protein: MSRRWSLSLLVTCIVLIGTIFFPLAATAKSDPTAAWKPSFDPSGAKYTYILSNISHPAIEGVGVGYRIRDKVWERTNGQLFVDFRPLAQLGGERDVISKLRMGAVHGMLSSSVAAANVAEKLGIVNLPYVVDTFQKLEQFRADEQLFNEFRESPRPQGVIAVDITSYGTYGWATKTPVRTLEDAKKVNFRIAEAPVNIDIYKSWGMKFTVMPWPDVPQALQTGVIDGLDHTPTVSNITGKFEVAKYFTEVNYAQGLFVHLINQRWLNSLPEEIRQALLDVIAEESALSRELARVQHEKQIEDAKAKGVEFISLSDADRQTLIDLAAPVYQAWGEKIGAEYLQKVRATLR, encoded by the coding sequence ATGTCACGACGCTGGAGTTTGAGCCTTCTGGTAACATGTATTGTGTTGATAGGGACAATTTTTTTCCCACTCGCCGCTACGGCGAAGAGCGATCCTACCGCAGCATGGAAGCCATCATTTGACCCAAGCGGAGCCAAGTACACGTACATCCTTTCAAACATTTCGCACCCTGCCATTGAAGGGGTTGGCGTTGGTTATCGCATTCGCGACAAAGTGTGGGAGCGGACGAACGGCCAATTATTCGTAGATTTCCGCCCGCTTGCGCAACTTGGCGGCGAGCGCGATGTTATCAGTAAGTTGCGTATGGGTGCTGTCCATGGCATGCTCTCTTCCTCGGTTGCTGCGGCCAACGTTGCGGAAAAACTCGGGATTGTGAACCTCCCGTATGTCGTTGATACCTTTCAAAAGCTCGAACAGTTCCGCGCTGACGAACAACTTTTTAATGAATTTCGCGAAAGTCCACGCCCGCAAGGGGTAATAGCGGTAGATATTACCAGTTACGGCACGTATGGCTGGGCGACTAAAACGCCAGTGCGTACCCTTGAAGATGCGAAAAAAGTAAACTTCCGTATTGCTGAAGCACCTGTCAATATTGATATCTATAAAAGCTGGGGCATGAAGTTTACTGTTATGCCATGGCCAGATGTTCCGCAAGCGCTGCAAACGGGTGTCATTGATGGGCTTGATCACACGCCAACTGTTTCCAATATCACAGGAAAGTTCGAAGTTGCGAAATACTTTACCGAAGTGAATTATGCGCAAGGGTTGTTTGTCCATTTGATCAATCAGCGCTGGCTCAATAGTTTGCCGGAAGAGATCCGTCAAGCGCTGTTAGATGTTATCGCGGAAGAAAGTGCTCTCTCGCGCGAACTCGCTCGGGTTCAGCATGAAAAGCAAATTGAGGACGCCAAAGCGAAAGGGGTTGAGTTTATCTCGCTGAGCGATGCCGACCGTCAGACTTTGATTGATCTCGCTGCGCCTGTCTATCAGGCATGGGGCGAGAAAATCGGCGCGGAATACCTGCAAAAAGTGAGAGCAACATTACGGTAA
- the lptB gene encoding LPS export ABC transporter ATP-binding protein, whose product MLQATALCKQYGGRKVVDAVDFSVNASEIVALLGPNGAGKTTTFYMTVGLIPHDSGTIMLDDVDISQYPMYRRGRMGLAYLPQEASIFRKLSVEQNILAILEQRPELGRVGRVRELESLLDEFQIRHIRTLPGYVLSGGERRRTEIARALAQNPRIILLDEPFAGVDPIAVEEIKGIIGRLKARGVSVLITDHNVRETLSICDRAYILSEGKILAQGNPAEIESSPQVRSSYLGENYRGAQ is encoded by the coding sequence ATGTTACAGGCTACCGCTCTTTGTAAGCAGTATGGAGGACGAAAAGTGGTCGATGCGGTTGATTTTTCGGTCAATGCATCTGAAATTGTCGCGTTGCTCGGCCCGAATGGTGCCGGAAAAACGACGACGTTTTATATGACCGTCGGCCTGATCCCGCATGACAGTGGCACTATTATGCTTGATGATGTCGATATCAGCCAGTATCCCATGTACCGCCGTGGGCGAATGGGGTTGGCGTACCTTCCGCAAGAAGCAAGTATCTTCCGTAAGCTTTCCGTGGAGCAAAATATTCTGGCTATTTTAGAGCAACGCCCAGAGCTGGGGCGTGTGGGTCGAGTGCGCGAGTTAGAGTCTTTGCTTGATGAATTTCAAATCCGCCATATCCGTACCTTGCCAGGGTATGTCTTGAGTGGAGGCGAGCGACGGCGCACGGAGATTGCGCGAGCATTAGCGCAGAATCCTCGCATTATTTTGCTGGACGAGCCGTTTGCCGGAGTTGATCCGATTGCGGTCGAAGAAATCAAGGGGATTATCGGACGACTCAAAGCCCGTGGCGTGTCGGTCTTGATTACCGATCATAATGTTCGCGAGACACTGAGTATTTGTGATCGAGCGTATATTCTTTCGGAAGGGAAGATTCTGGCGCAGGGAAATCCTGCTGAAATCGAAAGTTCACCACAGGTTCGTTCTTCTTACCTTGGGGAAAACTACCGGGGGGCACAGTGA
- a CDS encoding KdsC family phosphatase — MGILADKIRLITTVIFDVDGVLSDGKITYDVHGVEYKNFHVRDGHRITLLHRTGYHTGIITGRSTPIVDHRAKELGIHWLYQGAKDKLEVYEQLKAEHALCDSEIAYIGDDYIDLPVLARVGFAACVPEAPQEVRESVQYVTQATGGNGAVAEFIELILRHAGHWEQIMERYRR, encoded by the coding sequence ATGGGAATTCTTGCCGATAAAATTCGCTTGATTACGACGGTTATCTTTGATGTGGATGGCGTCCTGTCCGATGGGAAAATTACCTATGATGTGCACGGCGTGGAGTATAAAAATTTCCACGTCCGCGACGGGCATCGGATTACATTGTTGCATCGTACTGGATATCACACTGGCATCATTACGGGACGGAGCACGCCGATTGTTGACCATCGCGCCAAGGAGTTGGGAATTCACTGGCTCTATCAAGGGGCGAAAGACAAGCTTGAAGTGTATGAGCAGTTGAAAGCCGAGCACGCGCTTTGTGATAGCGAGATTGCCTATATTGGCGATGATTATATCGATTTGCCGGTGCTGGCGCGCGTTGGCTTTGCGGCGTGTGTGCCGGAAGCACCACAAGAGGTGCGCGAATCGGTGCAGTATGTAACGCAAGCGACGGGCGGTAATGGGGCCGTTGCCGAATTTATCGAGCTGATTCTGCGCCATGCCGGCCATTGGGAACAGATTATGGAACGCTACCGCAGATGA
- a CDS encoding LptA/OstA family protein — translation MKRNILAALLVGLSCLAFVFPTHLMAQGAHTIEADEVRAHLESGDSVFRGNVVVVAPEYTIHAHELVVRFATAGKQRSIQKMEASGDVRLAYGDKQGFGERLEYNAATATFVLQNNARLVDAQGTIAAPMIRVNQQTQEIHIESTPTQRVRLTFEGQR, via the coding sequence ATGAAACGAAATATTCTTGCAGCGCTTCTTGTCGGGTTGTCATGCCTTGCTTTCGTGTTTCCGACACACCTGATGGCGCAAGGGGCGCATACGATAGAGGCGGATGAAGTTCGCGCGCACCTAGAAAGTGGTGATTCGGTATTTCGCGGCAACGTGGTCGTTGTGGCTCCGGAGTACACGATTCATGCGCACGAGCTCGTGGTTCGTTTTGCTACCGCCGGAAAGCAGCGCTCCATTCAGAAAATGGAAGCGAGCGGTGATGTTCGGCTCGCGTATGGCGATAAACAAGGATTTGGCGAGCGGTTGGAATATAACGCGGCCACCGCAACGTTTGTACTGCAAAACAACGCACGATTGGTTGATGCGCAGGGAACTATTGCTGCACCGATGATCCGCGTGAATCAGCAAACGCAAGAGATACACATTGAATCCACGCCCACGCAGCGTGTACGTCTGACATTCGAAGGGCAGCGCTGA
- the thiL gene encoding thiamine-phosphate kinase, whose protein sequence is MRGEFALIEALAQAVAPSTQSPFVRCGIGDDAAWLSALQNPIISTDAHYENVHFRRDWQSGVQVGFKAVQACLSDLAASLSEPRALFVNLSIPATFPDEFLLELYAGIGEALRETPAVLAGGNVTRSLGGLGIDLFAIGEGNGAMPQRGYARVGDIVCMTGFPGLAAAGLDALQNNRSEPGALRTAFLRPHARFDAARVLARHAVGALMDVSDGLAGDAAKIAVASRVTIAASLDGTHIHPELGAYCAQWNLDPFEFMCRGGEEYELLFTCAPDVLHALRKELDLVLVVGNVVAQGTTPVTGVRGNSFDHRA, encoded by the coding sequence ATGCGTGGAGAATTTGCCTTGATCGAGGCTCTGGCTCAGGCTGTCGCCCCATCGACACAGTCGCCATTTGTGCGCTGCGGCATTGGCGATGATGCGGCGTGGCTATCGGCGCTCCAAAATCCCATCATATCCACCGACGCGCACTACGAGAATGTCCATTTTCGTCGCGACTGGCAAAGCGGTGTTCAGGTAGGCTTTAAAGCGGTTCAGGCGTGTTTGAGTGATTTGGCGGCTTCTTTGAGCGAGCCGCGCGCGTTGTTTGTGAATCTTTCCATCCCAGCAACTTTTCCCGATGAATTTCTCCTTGAGCTGTATGCTGGCATAGGCGAAGCGTTGCGCGAAACGCCAGCGGTATTGGCCGGCGGGAATGTAACGCGCTCTCTGGGCGGTCTTGGGATTGATCTTTTTGCGATTGGCGAAGGGAATGGGGCGATGCCGCAGCGCGGATATGCTCGTGTTGGCGATATCGTTTGCATGACAGGATTTCCGGGGTTGGCCGCTGCTGGGCTTGATGCATTGCAAAACAATCGTAGTGAGCCGGGGGCGCTTCGGACGGCTTTCCTGCGACCGCATGCCCGCTTTGACGCAGCGCGTGTACTCGCTCGTCACGCTGTCGGCGCGCTAATGGATGTGAGCGATGGGTTAGCGGGAGACGCGGCGAAGATTGCGGTAGCTTCGCGGGTTACGATTGCGGCGTCGCTTGACGGTACGCATATCCACCCTGAGTTGGGCGCATATTGTGCGCAATGGAATTTAGATCCTTTCGAGTTTATGTGTCGTGGCGGGGAAGAGTATGAGTTACTTTTCACGTGTGCACCTGATGTGCTTCACGCGTTACGCAAAGAGCTTGATCTGGTGTTGGTTGTTGGAAACGTCGTTGCGCAAGGTACGACTCCTGTGACTGGTGTGCGGGGCAATTCCTTTGATCATCGCGCATAG
- a CDS encoding PTS sugar transporter subunit IIA, translated as MRLVADHLAGEISADTIFAHLTERERLGSTAIAPDVAIPHCKIPGLQSASLALFLVPEGVDFGAAEGKRTHLFFVIISPENGVSEHLQILAKISRLLKATPFVAGALSVTSVAELQSLLGKHQ; from the coding sequence TTGCGGCTGGTAGCGGATCATTTGGCTGGTGAAATATCTGCCGATACGATTTTTGCCCACCTCACCGAACGGGAGCGATTAGGCAGCACTGCCATCGCTCCTGATGTTGCTATCCCGCACTGCAAAATTCCTGGGCTGCAATCGGCATCTCTGGCGCTCTTCCTTGTGCCCGAGGGGGTTGACTTCGGTGCTGCCGAAGGGAAGCGCACGCATCTCTTCTTTGTTATCATCAGCCCAGAAAATGGTGTCAGTGAACATTTACAAATACTCGCCAAGATATCGCGGCTCCTCAAAGCGACTCCCTTTGTCGCTGGAGCTTTGTCGGTTACAAGTGTGGCTGAGTTGCAGTCGCTTTTAGGAAAACATCAATAA
- the rpoN gene encoding RNA polymerase factor sigma-54, translating to MRTGMVLGTSQQMSQSLVMTPALQQAIKLLQLSRIELEEQIQAELQENPVLELVEEAGSAPQSVEEGQSQPDEVPVPVSEAQAEQQAEQQDFENYLNKYEPESYEPGMFDLGEEYEAPIRQRGSLVQSLLGQIGELCISREEQVAAEMLVQNLDDDGYLRTPLAELTNEDFSEAFLEEVLVDIVQDLDPLGIGSRTLGEFLLVQINTMKRSELTVPYPLVKGIIDRYLGELDKKGIKKIARILRYSEEQVLQAILFLKELEPSPAGGDEPEYNPTVIPDIYYVKNQKGKFEVILNDDGIPRLGINQEYVKLAKNGNRDTYNYVEKKYQAAKWFVRSIEQRQRTIFRVGESILKFQHKFFEYGVGHLQGLNLRDVADDIGVHESTVSRVTSNKYAHTPFGIYELKFFFGSGIKGGSLSVEVLKARFKELIDGEDPKKPLTDDDLVEKLRAEGYEIARRTATKYRADMNIPTASARKNRL from the coding sequence GTGAGAACCGGAATGGTGCTGGGCACTTCCCAGCAAATGAGTCAATCACTGGTGATGACGCCAGCCTTGCAGCAGGCGATAAAACTGTTGCAGCTTTCGCGTATTGAGCTTGAGGAGCAAATTCAGGCGGAGCTTCAAGAGAATCCCGTGTTAGAGTTAGTTGAAGAAGCTGGTAGTGCACCGCAGTCGGTCGAAGAAGGGCAATCACAGCCTGATGAAGTGCCGGTTCCGGTGAGCGAAGCGCAAGCGGAACAGCAAGCAGAACAGCAAGATTTTGAAAATTATCTCAACAAATATGAGCCAGAATCGTATGAGCCGGGTATGTTTGATCTTGGCGAAGAGTACGAAGCGCCCATCCGGCAGCGCGGTTCGCTGGTGCAGTCGTTGCTGGGCCAAATTGGCGAATTGTGCATTTCTCGTGAAGAACAAGTCGCCGCGGAAATGCTCGTGCAGAACCTTGATGATGACGGGTATTTGCGCACGCCGTTAGCGGAACTCACCAATGAAGACTTTTCGGAAGCATTTTTAGAAGAGGTGCTGGTCGATATTGTGCAAGATCTCGATCCACTTGGGATTGGTAGTCGCACGCTGGGTGAGTTTCTGCTCGTGCAAATCAATACGATGAAGCGCTCAGAACTGACGGTTCCCTATCCCCTTGTCAAAGGGATCATTGATCGCTATCTGGGCGAATTGGATAAAAAAGGGATTAAGAAAATTGCGCGCATCTTGCGGTATTCGGAAGAACAGGTTTTGCAGGCAATTCTGTTTCTCAAGGAACTTGAGCCATCGCCAGCGGGTGGTGATGAGCCAGAATACAACCCGACGGTGATTCCTGATATTTACTACGTGAAAAATCAAAAGGGAAAATTTGAAGTTATTCTCAATGATGACGGAATTCCGCGTCTTGGTATTAATCAGGAATACGTAAAGCTGGCCAAAAATGGCAATCGGGATACCTATAACTACGTAGAAAAAAAATATCAGGCGGCGAAGTGGTTTGTCAGGAGTATTGAGCAGCGGCAACGGACGATTTTTCGTGTTGGAGAAAGCATTCTGAAATTTCAACACAAGTTCTTTGAATATGGAGTGGGGCATTTGCAGGGGCTCAATCTGCGCGACGTGGCGGACGATATCGGTGTGCACGAGTCGACGGTAAGTCGGGTAACCAGCAATAAATACGCACACACTCCATTTGGAATTTACGAGTTGAAGTTTTTCTTTGGCAGTGGTATCAAAGGTGGTTCGCTTTCAGTCGAAGTGCTGAAAGCTCGGTTTAAGGAGCTCATTGACGGAGAAGACCCGAAAAAACCACTGACAGATGATGATCTGGTGGAAAAGCTTAGGGCAGAAGGTTACGAAATCGCTCGCCGTACAGCGACGAAATACCGAGCCGATATGAATATCCCGACAGCGTCAGCTCGCAAAAACCGCTTATAA
- the hpf gene encoding ribosome hibernation-promoting factor, HPF/YfiA family, with translation MNIQVTGRHVELTEPLKQYAESKIGKLGKYFDTAIDAHIVLSVEKHRHRADVNILVNGLNISADSVTHDLYASIDTVLDKVERQVRRYKEKIKSHQPRQSQQEASYSMNVIDADAFDDVAASEAADKKPEIIKSGSFKIKPMNIDEAAMQMNLINNDFLVFRNAETNQVNVIYVRKDGNYGLVEPENV, from the coding sequence ATGAACATTCAAGTAACTGGAAGACACGTAGAACTGACTGAGCCTTTGAAGCAGTATGCCGAAAGCAAAATTGGAAAGCTTGGCAAGTATTTCGACACCGCAATTGATGCTCATATTGTTTTGTCGGTAGAAAAACATCGCCACAGAGCCGATGTGAATATCCTTGTGAATGGATTGAATATCAGCGCCGACAGCGTTACGCATGATCTGTATGCTTCCATCGACACCGTTTTGGACAAGGTTGAGCGTCAGGTTCGTCGCTACAAAGAGAAAATCAAAAGCCATCAGCCGCGCCAGTCTCAGCAGGAAGCAAGCTACAGCATGAACGTCATCGATGCGGATGCCTTTGATGACGTTGCTGCGTCTGAAGCTGCCGATAAAAAGCCGGAAATCATCAAGAGCGGGAGTTTTAAAATCAAGCCGATGAATATTGATGAGGCGGCGATGCAGATGAATTTGATCAATAACGATTTCTTGGTGTTCCGTAACGCGGAAACAAATCAGGTAAACGTTATTTATGTTCGTAAAGATGGAAACTACGGGCTGGTTGAGCCAGAAAACGTCTAA
- a CDS encoding TRAP transporter small permease gives MKRIFRRVDRWLGHIEDWSLFTAVVLALVAAMVNIVLRKTTSYSLYWSDEVVRKVIFFTTFMGASAAIRRRSLIRIDAFPQLFPLFEKPLTILSHVSVMVFAAVMTWLGYGMAQITYRDAFAKTSTLQIPEWYFYAVLPLVGVMMFVRTTMQLIEEWNNASPQTDGDDKQTEEGR, from the coding sequence ATGAAAAGGATTTTCCGGCGGGTTGATCGATGGTTAGGGCATATAGAAGATTGGTCACTCTTCACGGCGGTTGTGCTGGCACTAGTAGCCGCAATGGTCAATATTGTGTTGCGTAAAACGACCAGTTACAGTCTGTATTGGTCAGACGAAGTTGTACGCAAGGTGATCTTTTTCACGACTTTCATGGGAGCCAGTGCCGCTATCCGTCGCCGCTCGTTAATCCGTATCGACGCATTTCCGCAGCTCTTTCCACTCTTTGAAAAGCCACTCACTATTCTGAGTCATGTGAGCGTTATGGTGTTCGCCGCAGTTATGACATGGCTGGGCTATGGTATGGCGCAAATTACCTACCGTGATGCTTTTGCCAAGACGTCCACTTTGCAAATTCCAGAATGGTATTTTTATGCGGTATTGCCGCTTGTTGGCGTCATGATGTTTGTGCGGACAACCATGCAGCTGATCGAAGAATGGAATAATGCGTCACCACAAACTGATGGTGACGACAAACAGACGGAAGAGGGGCGCTAA
- a CDS encoding universal stress protein has product MKDVKILVPVDNSDTARRTISMILAQKHHFPDTLTLVYVINMEKLTYRMIPDFQVDMIREHARKSGEILLKSYADILSRSGITAEMRLEFGSPREKICQIANEEGFQMVIIGRHGGSEVGDVLFGSVANYVFHHVKCPVMLF; this is encoded by the coding sequence ATGAAAGATGTCAAAATATTGGTTCCGGTGGATAATTCAGATACCGCACGGCGCACTATCAGTATGATTCTGGCGCAAAAGCACCACTTTCCCGACACGCTCACCCTTGTTTACGTCATTAATATGGAAAAACTCACGTATCGGATGATTCCCGACTTTCAGGTCGATATGATTCGCGAACATGCGCGCAAATCAGGCGAGATCCTGCTGAAAAGCTATGCTGATATCCTCAGCCGCAGCGGGATTACTGCCGAGATGCGCCTCGAGTTCGGCTCGCCGCGCGAAAAAATCTGCCAGATTGCCAACGAAGAAGGGTTTCAGATGGTTATTATTGGCCGTCATGGCGGCAGCGAGGTGGGCGATGTCTTGTTTGGCTCAGTCGCCAATTATGTCTTTCATCATGTGAAATGCCCGGTTATGTTGTTCTAG
- the dapB gene encoding 4-hydroxy-tetrahydrodipicolinate reductase produces the protein MTRIAVIGAVGRMGRYIMNIIESSDTCTLAGAIDAPNSPFLGLDSGEVAGFGRNGIIITDDISLVMEEADVAIDFTVADAVPVTLAHVVKSGKGLVIGTTGLNPAQKALVGEAATKIPIVYAPNMSTGVNVTWKLLEVAAGILGNDVDVEIVEAHHNKKKDAPSGTAMKMAEVLARVLDRDLTTDAVYHREGMIGERTKNEIGIQTIRGGDIVGEHTVYFCGHGERIEITHRAHTRETFASGAVKAAQWLTRQPAGQYDMFDVLGMR, from the coding sequence ATGACAAGAATTGCCGTAATCGGTGCGGTTGGCCGGATGGGTCGCTATATCATGAACATTATTGAGTCGAGTGACACCTGTACACTTGCGGGAGCCATTGATGCGCCAAATTCCCCTTTTCTCGGACTTGACTCGGGCGAAGTGGCGGGTTTTGGCCGTAACGGCATCATTATCACTGACGACATTTCGCTGGTGATGGAAGAGGCCGATGTCGCCATCGATTTCACCGTTGCCGACGCGGTTCCGGTTACTCTTGCTCACGTGGTGAAGTCTGGCAAAGGGTTGGTCATTGGTACGACTGGATTAAATCCAGCGCAAAAAGCGTTGGTTGGAGAAGCCGCAACGAAGATCCCTATCGTGTATGCGCCGAACATGAGTACCGGCGTGAATGTCACGTGGAAGTTACTTGAAGTGGCCGCTGGTATTTTAGGCAACGATGTCGATGTGGAAATTGTTGAGGCGCACCACAATAAAAAGAAAGATGCTCCAAGCGGCACCGCCATGAAGATGGCAGAAGTGTTGGCGCGAGTGCTTGATCGCGACCTGACTACCGATGCCGTCTATCACCGTGAAGGGATGATCGGCGAGCGGACGAAAAATGAAATTGGCATCCAGACCATTCGTGGTGGTGACATTGTTGGCGAGCACACCGTGTACTTCTGTGGCCACGGCGAACGGATTGAAATTACGCACCGCGCACACACGCGCGAAACCTTTGCTAGCGGTGCGGTAAAAGCAGCGCAATGGCTGACGCGCCAACCCGCGGGGCAATACGATATGTTTGACGTTCTTGGCATGCGTTGA
- the dapA gene encoding 4-hydroxy-tetrahydrodipicolinate synthase: MLQLQGTIVALITPFKDGAVDEAAYRQLIEFQIASGVDGIVPCGTTGESATLSHEEHRRVIQICIEQVAGRVPVIAGTGSNSTEEAISLTENAMKDGADAALVVTPYYVKPSQEGLYQHYMELAKIGIPIVLYNVPGRCGVDMVPATVARLAVEKNIIAIKDATGNMSVASEIRRLCGDTITLLSGDDFTALPQILLGGKGVISVIANIIPSEWSAMTHAALKGDWQSAVAIHDRYFHINNLLYLDANPIPVKTAVSLMGKCGGDFRLPLCRMNEGNHGKLSAEMQRLGLI; encoded by the coding sequence ATGCTGCAATTGCAAGGAACCATTGTCGCCCTTATCACTCCATTCAAAGATGGCGCTGTAGACGAAGCTGCTTATCGCCAACTTATCGAATTCCAGATTGCGAGTGGTGTTGATGGGATCGTACCGTGCGGAACGACGGGTGAAAGTGCGACCCTGTCGCACGAAGAGCATCGCCGCGTGATTCAAATCTGTATCGAGCAGGTGGCTGGGCGCGTTCCGGTTATTGCTGGCACTGGCTCGAATTCGACTGAAGAGGCGATCAGTCTGACCGAAAATGCAATGAAAGATGGTGCGGATGCGGCACTGGTGGTTACGCCATATTATGTGAAACCTTCCCAAGAAGGGTTGTATCAACACTATATGGAGTTGGCAAAAATTGGTATTCCGATTGTCCTCTATAACGTCCCTGGTCGTTGTGGCGTCGATATGGTTCCAGCGACCGTGGCGCGGCTGGCAGTCGAGAAAAACATTATTGCCATTAAAGATGCGACGGGGAATATGAGCGTGGCTTCAGAGATCCGCCGTTTGTGCGGCGATACCATCACGCTTCTGTCGGGTGATGATTTCACGGCCTTACCTCAGATATTGCTGGGTGGTAAAGGGGTGATTTCTGTCATTGCGAATATTATTCCTAGCGAATGGAGTGCGATGACCCACGCGGCGTTGAAAGGCGACTGGCAAAGTGCGGTGGCGATCCACGACCGTTATTTCCATATCAACAACTTGCTGTATCTCGATGCGAATCCTATCCCGGTAAAAACCGCAGTCAGTCTGATGGGGAAATGTGGTGGCGATTTCCGCTTGCCGCTTTGCCGTATGAATGAAGGAAACCATGGCAAGCTGAGTGCGGAGATGCAACGGCTTGGGCTGATATGA
- a CDS encoding TRAP transporter large permease has translation METSYLMIIALLLGGLAATVPVFIVLFAIGLIGLVFFTGIDPMITVEVLYRSMDRFSLIVVLFFVLCGNIMTTGTIVEKLIKTANVLVGFLPGGLAMAGVLACGFFGAISGSTVATVVAIGGFMIPALLEHRYPERFTVGIMTTAPILGVVIPPSISMILYAMVTNVPLETFFLTGFIPGILIMAAMSLYAWWYCRQQPEIITMPKPTLPQVLATFRESFWALMLPVLIFGGIYSGTFTANEAAVVACFYAFFVEIVIHRDMRLAEVKKVIVSSAVTSATLLIIVAGASVFGEYLTFEQIPGKITNAVVDHIQAQWLFLLATGILLLVIGMFMDIISATIILTPILYPMLHRFGIDPMHFGLLMTVNLGIGYATPPLGVSLYIAGAVANRNILYVTRAVMPFLLIQVGVLALLTFWPDLVLWLPRWLADYGG, from the coding sequence ATGGAAACCTCTTATCTGATGATTATTGCGCTCCTTCTTGGCGGACTCGCAGCAACCGTGCCGGTTTTTATTGTGCTGTTTGCGATTGGCCTGATTGGATTGGTATTTTTTACCGGTATTGATCCGATGATTACTGTCGAAGTGCTGTATCGCAGCATGGATCGCTTCTCGCTGATCGTAGTGTTGTTCTTTGTCCTGTGTGGCAACATTATGACGACGGGCACAATTGTCGAAAAATTAATTAAAACCGCCAATGTTCTGGTTGGTTTTCTGCCGGGTGGCCTTGCGATGGCGGGTGTGCTGGCGTGTGGGTTTTTTGGTGCCATTTCCGGCTCCACGGTTGCAACGGTTGTGGCTATCGGCGGATTTATGATTCCCGCTTTACTTGAACATCGCTATCCAGAACGCTTTACGGTGGGCATTATGACCACTGCCCCCATCCTTGGCGTCGTTATTCCCCCATCAATTTCCATGATTCTCTATGCGATGGTGACGAATGTACCGCTGGAAACATTCTTTTTGACTGGATTCATTCCCGGCATTTTGATTATGGCCGCGATGTCACTGTACGCGTGGTGGTACTGTCGCCAGCAGCCGGAAATTATCACGATGCCTAAGCCGACGCTGCCGCAAGTGTTGGCAACATTTCGCGAGAGTTTCTGGGCGCTGATGCTCCCCGTGTTGATTTTCGGTGGTATTTATTCGGGAACGTTTACCGCAAATGAAGCAGCCGTGGTCGCCTGTTTCTACGCCTTTTTTGTCGAAATTGTGATTCACCGTGATATGCGGCTCGCCGAAGTGAAAAAAGTCATTGTTTCTTCCGCCGTGACGTCGGCCACACTGCTGATTATTGTCGCCGGTGCGTCGGTGTTTGGTGAATATCTTACCTTTGAGCAGATTCCCGGAAAAATTACCAATGCCGTGGTTGACCATATTCAGGCGCAGTGGCTCTTTTTGCTGGCAACCGGCATCTTGCTGCTGGTCATTGGCATGTTTATGGATATTATTTCGGCTACGATTATTCTGACGCCGATTCTTTACCCGATGCTACACCGCTTTGGCATCGACCCCATGCACTTTGGTCTGCTCATGACCGTCAACCTTGGAATAGGCTACGCGACACCCCCGCTCGGGGTGAGTTTGTATATTGCCGGTGCGGTGGCCAATCGCAATATTCTATATGTGACGCGAGCCGTTATGCCGTTTTTGCTGATTCAGGTTGGCGTCCTTGCGCTGCTCACGTTTTGGCCAGATCTTGTTCTTTGGCTACCACGTTGGCTGGCAGATTACGGCGGATAA